One genomic window of Medicago truncatula cultivar Jemalong A17 chromosome 1, MtrunA17r5.0-ANR, whole genome shotgun sequence includes the following:
- the LOC25482678 gene encoding extra-large guanine nucleotide-binding protein 1 isoform X2 produces MVSFLRKLRTSSVPSMETEDSFSSNYEYSFAVVYNGPPLDHSIPEIPTFMIDQIPVASIAPSLSHDFNVPVIQPLGKLHHKVKHKHKKTTSDSTVYPNLESHHVVETVTSKVDVNENENVVDDVPTNSDTIESGSGSRSGFSSPSCEICSVSEDEEVVVRAKHVKNPSAVTFRDPESNDMIQTESDEYFDSESVQLKPHAIRPGKKGSCYKCLKGNGLTEKEVCIVCRAKYCRNCVIRAMGSMPEGRKCVGCIGYGIDENKRRNLGKCSRMMKQLLSETIVDQVMKDERFCEANQIPPRLVQVNLNPLNREELMVLLNCKNPPKELKPGSYWYDKASGFWGKEGQAPCDIISPQLNVGGRLQRNASNGNTNITINDREITKNERRILKLAGVPCEGTPNFWVNPDGSYREEGQKKDRGCIWGKAPAKVACAILSLPVPSKSVTLNSEGESAKKPSLHHKSLQKFLLVGCVNSGACTIFKQAKLLYNAPFSENELQNIKFVIQSNLFTYLGILLEGREDFEEECLLENRKRLPSDESSSSGNSSENVDTTPYSIGPRLKGFSDWLLKCILSGNMDAIFPAAMREYGPMVEDLWRDEAIQATYNRRNELKMLPRSANYFLDRAIEISKIDYEPSDMDILYAEGISLSNSLTSMEFSFPKSSREESLYPEYQHDSSLRYQLIRVHPNILGENCKWLPMFEDTDVILFSVSLTDYDEYIIDSKGVSTNKMLAAKNLFETIIAHPDFKKKKFVLILTKFDLLEEKIEHVPLTRCDWFCEFNPVRSNNNKKCGNNGTMPSLAQSAFQYIAIKFKRLFHSYTERTLFVSLVTGLEPDTIDEALRYGREVIEWEKWDPSIVNDKSEMTSTTNGDASTS; encoded by the exons ATGGTTTCTTTTCTGAGGAAACTAAGAACTTCTTCTGTTCCTTCAATGGAAACAGAAGATAGTTTTAGTAGTAACTATGAATATTCTTTTGCTGTTGTATACAATGGTCCTcctcttgatcattcaataccaGAAATTCCTACTTTCATGATTGATCAAATTCCTGTAGCATCTATAGCTCCTTCTCTTTCTCATGATTTCAATGTACCTGTTATTCAACCACTTGGTAAACTTCATCACAAAGTTaagcataaacataaaaaaaccaCTTCAGATTCTACTGTTTATCCAAATTTAGAATCTCATCATGTAGTTGAAACTGTAACATCAAAAGTTGATGTtaatgagaatgagaatgttgttgatgatgttccAACAAACTCGGATACAATAGAATCAGGCTCAGGTTCGCGTTCGGGTTTTAGTTCTCCCTCTTGTGAGATATGTTCAGTaagtgaagatgaagaagtaGTAGTTAGAGCAAAACATGTTAAGAATCCGTCTGCGGTTACATTCCGCGACCCTGAATCGAATGACATGATACAAACCGAAAGTGACGAGTATTTTGATAGTGAAAGTGTACAATTGAAGCCACATGCAATTAGACCAGGAAAAAAAGGGTCTTGTTATAAGTGTCTTAAAGGGAATGGTTTAACTGAGAAAGAGGTTTGTATTGTTTGTAGGGCAAAGTATTGTAGAAACTGTGTGATAAGAGCAATGGGATCTATGCCTGAAGGAAGGAAATGTGTTGGTTGCATTGGTTATGGAATTGATGAGAATAAGAGAAGGAATCTTGGAAAATGTTCTAGGATGATGAAACAGTTGTTGTCTGAGACTATTGTTGATCAAGTTATGAAGGATGAAAGGTTTTGTGAAGCTAATCAAATTCCGCCTCGTCTTGTTCAAGTTAACTTGAATCCACTTAATAGAGAAGAGCTTATGGTGTTGCTTAACTGTAAAAATCCACCTAAAGAGCTTAAACCAGGATCTTATTGGTATGACAAAGCTTCTGGATTTTGGGGAAAG GAAGGTCAAGCACCTTGTGATATTATCAGCCCCCAGTTGAACGTTGGCGGTCGCTTGCAGAGAAACGCAAGCAATGGAAACACAAACATCACCATAAATGATCGGGAGATTACAAAAAACGAGCGGCGGATACTAAAG CTGGCAGGAGTGCCATGTGAAGGAACTCCTAACTTTTGGGTGAATCCTGATGGATCGTACCGTGAAGAAGGGCAAAAGAAGGATAGGGGATGCATATGGGGAAAG GCTCCAGCAAAGGTTGCTTGTGCTATTCTGTCACTGCCGGTTCCTTCAAAATCCGTGACACTTAACAGTGAAGGTGAATCAGCTAAGAAACCAAGCCTTCATCACAAgtcacttcaaaaatttctaCTTGTTGGTTGTGTAAATTCTGGAGCATGTACTATATTTAAACAG GCCAAGCTGTTGTATAATGCTCCTTTCTCTGAAAATGAGCTTCAAAATATCAAGTTCGTGATTCAAAGCAACCTGTTTACCTACCTTGGTATACTGCTGGAGGGACGCGAGGATTTCGAAGAAGAGTGTTTGCTAGAGAATAGGAAAAGATTGCCTTCTGATGAGTCCTCATCATCTG GGAATTCTAGTGAAAATGTTGATACAACACCCTATTCAATTGGTCCAAGACTGAAAGGTTTCTCAGATTGGTTACTCAAATGCATATTGTCAGGTAACATGGATGCAATATTTCCAGCTGCTATGCGCGAATATGGGCCAATGGTAGAGGATTTGTGGAGGGATGAGGCGATTCAGGCGACATACAATAGGAGAAATGAACTCAAAATGCTACCAAGAAGTGCCAACTATTTTCTTGACAGG GCTATTGAGATTTCAAAGATAGATTATGAACCCTCTGATATGGATATCTTATATGCTGAGGGGATATCATTATCCAACAGCCTCACATCAATGGAATTTTCATTTCCTAAGTCAAGCAGAGAGGAGTCTTTGTATCCTGAATATCAACATGATTCTTCTCTCAG ATACCAACTCATTAGAGTACATCCAAATATCCTTGGAGAAAACTGCAAGTGGTTGCCGATGTTTGAAGACACGGATGTTATTTTGTTCTCCGTCTCCTTAACCGACTATGATGAGTACATTATAGACAGTAAAGGAGTTTCTACAAACAAAATGTTGGCAGCAAAAAACCTATTTGAAACTATCATAGCTCATCCAGAtttcaagaagaagaaatttgttttAATACTCACCAAATTTGATCTTCTTGAGGAAAAGATCGAACATGTTCCCCTAACAAGGTGTGACTGGTTTTGTGAATTCAATCCGGTTAGAagtaacaataacaaaaaatgtGGTAACAATGGAACTATGCCTTCATTAGCTCAAAGTGCTTTTCAATACATTGCTATCAAGTTTAAGAGATTGTTCCATTCGTATACCGAAAGAACTCTATTTGTTTCTTTGGTTACTGGATTAGAACCTGATACGATCGATGAAGCTCTTCGATATGGCAGAGAGGTTATTGAATGGGAAAAATGGGATCCTTCTATTGTTAATGATAAATCTGAGATGACTTCAACAACTAATGGAGATGCAAGTACTTCATAA
- the LOC25482678 gene encoding extra-large guanine nucleotide-binding protein 1 isoform X1 — protein MVSFLRKLRTSSVPSMETEDSFSSNYEYSFAVVYNGPPLDHSIPEIPTFMIDQIPVASIAPSLSHDFNVPVIQPLGKLHHKVKHKHKKTTSDSTVYPNLESHHVVETVTSKVDVNENENVVDDVPTNSDTIESGSGSRSGFSSPSCEICSVSEDEEVVVRAKHVKNPSAVTFRDPESNDMIQTESDEYFDSESVQLKPHAIRPGKKGSCYKCLKGNGLTEKEVCIVCRAKYCRNCVIRAMGSMPEGRKCVGCIGYGIDENKRRNLGKCSRMMKQLLSETIVDQVMKDERFCEANQIPPRLVQVNLNPLNREELMVLLNCKNPPKELKPGSYWYDKASGFWGKEGQAPCDIISPQLNVGGRLQRNASNGNTNITINDREITKNERRILKLAGVPCEGTPNFWVNPDGSYREEGQKKDRGCIWGKAPAKVACAILSLPVPSKSVTLNSEGESAKKPSLHHKSLQKFLLVGCVNSGACTIFKQAKLLYNAPFSENELQNIKFVIQSNLFTYLGILLEGREDFEEECLLENRKRLPSDESSSSAGNSSENVDTTPYSIGPRLKGFSDWLLKCILSGNMDAIFPAAMREYGPMVEDLWRDEAIQATYNRRNELKMLPRSANYFLDRAIEISKIDYEPSDMDILYAEGISLSNSLTSMEFSFPKSSREESLYPEYQHDSSLRYQLIRVHPNILGENCKWLPMFEDTDVILFSVSLTDYDEYIIDSKGVSTNKMLAAKNLFETIIAHPDFKKKKFVLILTKFDLLEEKIEHVPLTRCDWFCEFNPVRSNNNKKCGNNGTMPSLAQSAFQYIAIKFKRLFHSYTERTLFVSLVTGLEPDTIDEALRYGREVIEWEKWDPSIVNDKSEMTSTTNGDASTS, from the exons ATGGTTTCTTTTCTGAGGAAACTAAGAACTTCTTCTGTTCCTTCAATGGAAACAGAAGATAGTTTTAGTAGTAACTATGAATATTCTTTTGCTGTTGTATACAATGGTCCTcctcttgatcattcaataccaGAAATTCCTACTTTCATGATTGATCAAATTCCTGTAGCATCTATAGCTCCTTCTCTTTCTCATGATTTCAATGTACCTGTTATTCAACCACTTGGTAAACTTCATCACAAAGTTaagcataaacataaaaaaaccaCTTCAGATTCTACTGTTTATCCAAATTTAGAATCTCATCATGTAGTTGAAACTGTAACATCAAAAGTTGATGTtaatgagaatgagaatgttgttgatgatgttccAACAAACTCGGATACAATAGAATCAGGCTCAGGTTCGCGTTCGGGTTTTAGTTCTCCCTCTTGTGAGATATGTTCAGTaagtgaagatgaagaagtaGTAGTTAGAGCAAAACATGTTAAGAATCCGTCTGCGGTTACATTCCGCGACCCTGAATCGAATGACATGATACAAACCGAAAGTGACGAGTATTTTGATAGTGAAAGTGTACAATTGAAGCCACATGCAATTAGACCAGGAAAAAAAGGGTCTTGTTATAAGTGTCTTAAAGGGAATGGTTTAACTGAGAAAGAGGTTTGTATTGTTTGTAGGGCAAAGTATTGTAGAAACTGTGTGATAAGAGCAATGGGATCTATGCCTGAAGGAAGGAAATGTGTTGGTTGCATTGGTTATGGAATTGATGAGAATAAGAGAAGGAATCTTGGAAAATGTTCTAGGATGATGAAACAGTTGTTGTCTGAGACTATTGTTGATCAAGTTATGAAGGATGAAAGGTTTTGTGAAGCTAATCAAATTCCGCCTCGTCTTGTTCAAGTTAACTTGAATCCACTTAATAGAGAAGAGCTTATGGTGTTGCTTAACTGTAAAAATCCACCTAAAGAGCTTAAACCAGGATCTTATTGGTATGACAAAGCTTCTGGATTTTGGGGAAAG GAAGGTCAAGCACCTTGTGATATTATCAGCCCCCAGTTGAACGTTGGCGGTCGCTTGCAGAGAAACGCAAGCAATGGAAACACAAACATCACCATAAATGATCGGGAGATTACAAAAAACGAGCGGCGGATACTAAAG CTGGCAGGAGTGCCATGTGAAGGAACTCCTAACTTTTGGGTGAATCCTGATGGATCGTACCGTGAAGAAGGGCAAAAGAAGGATAGGGGATGCATATGGGGAAAG GCTCCAGCAAAGGTTGCTTGTGCTATTCTGTCACTGCCGGTTCCTTCAAAATCCGTGACACTTAACAGTGAAGGTGAATCAGCTAAGAAACCAAGCCTTCATCACAAgtcacttcaaaaatttctaCTTGTTGGTTGTGTAAATTCTGGAGCATGTACTATATTTAAACAG GCCAAGCTGTTGTATAATGCTCCTTTCTCTGAAAATGAGCTTCAAAATATCAAGTTCGTGATTCAAAGCAACCTGTTTACCTACCTTGGTATACTGCTGGAGGGACGCGAGGATTTCGAAGAAGAGTGTTTGCTAGAGAATAGGAAAAGATTGCCTTCTGATGAGTCCTCATCATCTG CAGGGAATTCTAGTGAAAATGTTGATACAACACCCTATTCAATTGGTCCAAGACTGAAAGGTTTCTCAGATTGGTTACTCAAATGCATATTGTCAGGTAACATGGATGCAATATTTCCAGCTGCTATGCGCGAATATGGGCCAATGGTAGAGGATTTGTGGAGGGATGAGGCGATTCAGGCGACATACAATAGGAGAAATGAACTCAAAATGCTACCAAGAAGTGCCAACTATTTTCTTGACAGG GCTATTGAGATTTCAAAGATAGATTATGAACCCTCTGATATGGATATCTTATATGCTGAGGGGATATCATTATCCAACAGCCTCACATCAATGGAATTTTCATTTCCTAAGTCAAGCAGAGAGGAGTCTTTGTATCCTGAATATCAACATGATTCTTCTCTCAG ATACCAACTCATTAGAGTACATCCAAATATCCTTGGAGAAAACTGCAAGTGGTTGCCGATGTTTGAAGACACGGATGTTATTTTGTTCTCCGTCTCCTTAACCGACTATGATGAGTACATTATAGACAGTAAAGGAGTTTCTACAAACAAAATGTTGGCAGCAAAAAACCTATTTGAAACTATCATAGCTCATCCAGAtttcaagaagaagaaatttgttttAATACTCACCAAATTTGATCTTCTTGAGGAAAAGATCGAACATGTTCCCCTAACAAGGTGTGACTGGTTTTGTGAATTCAATCCGGTTAGAagtaacaataacaaaaaatgtGGTAACAATGGAACTATGCCTTCATTAGCTCAAAGTGCTTTTCAATACATTGCTATCAAGTTTAAGAGATTGTTCCATTCGTATACCGAAAGAACTCTATTTGTTTCTTTGGTTACTGGATTAGAACCTGATACGATCGATGAAGCTCTTCGATATGGCAGAGAGGTTATTGAATGGGAAAAATGGGATCCTTCTATTGTTAATGATAAATCTGAGATGACTTCAACAACTAATGGAGATGCAAGTACTTCATAA
- the LOC25482679 gene encoding allene oxide synthase 3, whose translation MASSKQEQSSTNKELPLKQIPGSYGLPFIGPIFDRHDYFYNQGRDKFFSTRIQKYNSTIFRTNMPPGPFISSNPRVIALLDAASFPILFDNKKVEKLNVLDGTFMPSTKFTGGYRVCAYLDTTEPNHALIKGFYLNTLLLRKDTFIPLFKTILSDGFNEIEDGLSSKSGKADFNSMVSVASFNFMFKLFCDDKNPSETILGDQGPKMFDTWLLFQLAPLATLGPPKIFNYLEDILLRTVPFPACLTRSSYKKLYEAFSTSATTMLNEAEKAGLKRSEALHNIIFTAGFNAYGGLKNQFPILFKWLGSSGEELHKELANEIRTVVKQEGGVTIQSLEKMPLVKSVVYEAMRIEPAVPYQYAKAREDLIVKSHDAAFEIKKGEMIFGYQPFATKDPRVFDDPEVFVAKRFVGEGEKLLKYVLWSNGKETEEPSVGNKQCPGKNLVVLLCRLLLVEFFLRYDTFENETKNNAFGAAVSITSLTKASSV comes from the exons ATGGCTTCTTCAAAACAAGAACAATCTTCCACCAACAAAGAGCTCCCACTAAAACAAATCCCAGGCAGCTATGGCCTCCCTTTCATCGGACCGATCTTCGACCGACACGACTACTTCTACAACCAAGGAAGAGACAAATTCTTCTCAACAAGAATCCAAAAATACAACTCAACAATCTTCAGAACCAACATGCCACCAGGTCCCTTCATTTCCTCAAACCCAAGAGTCATAGCACTCTTAGACGCCGCATCTTTCCCGATACTCTTCGACAACAAAAAAGTCGAAAAACTCAACGTCCTCGACGGCACATTCATGCCGTCGACAAAATTCACCGGTGGTTACCGTGTATGTGCTTACCTAGACACAACTGAACCAAACCATGCACTTATCAAAGGTTTCTATCTTAATActcttttattaagaaaagacACTTTTATCCCTCTCTTTAAGACTATACTTTCTGATGGTTTTAATGAGATTGAAGATGGGCTTTCTAGTAAAAGTGGTAAAGCTGATTTTAACTCTATGGTGAGTGTGGCTTCGTTTAACTTCATGTTTAAGCTATTTTGTGATGATAAAAACCCTTCTGAAACTATCCTTGGTGATCAAGGTCCTAAAATGTTTGATACTTGGTTACTCTTTCAACTTGCTCCACTTGCAACTTTAGGACCTCCTAAGATTTTCAATTATCTTGAAGATATCTTGCTACGTACGGTGCCCTTTCCTGCTTGTTTGACAAG GTCCTCTTACAAGAAGCTCTATGAAGCATTTTCTACTTCAGCTACAACAATGTTAAACGAAGCCGAAAAAGCCGGTTTAAAAAGAAGCGAAGCTCTCCACAATATCATTTTCACCGCAGGCTTCAATGCATACGGTGGCCTAAAGAATCAATTCCCAATCCTCTTCAAATGGTTAGGTTCATCTGGCGAAGAGCTTCACAAAGAACTCGCAAACGAGATAAGAACCGTGGTAAAACAAGAAGGCGGAGTAACAATTCAGTCGTTAGAAAAAATGCCGTTAGTTAAATCAGTTGTCTATGAAGCGATGCGAATTGAACCTGCTGTGCCTTATCAATATGCAAAAGCAAGAGAAGATTTAATCGTGAAGAGTCACGACGCggcttttgaaataaaaaagggtGAGATGATATTTGGATACCAACCTTTCGCGACAAAAGATCCTAGGGTTTTCGATGATCCTGAGGTTTTTGTGGCGAAGAGGTTTGTCGGCGAAGGTGAGAAGTTATTGAAGTATGTTTTGTGGTCTAATGGGAAAGAAACTGAAGAGCCTTCTGTGGGGAATAAACAATGTCCTGGGAAGAATCTTGTTGTGCTTTTGTGTAGATTGTTATTGGTGGAGTTTTTCTTGCGTTATGATACTTTTGAGAATGAGACTAAAAATAATGCTTTTGGTGCTGCTGTTTCCATTACTTCACTCACCAAGGCTTCTAgtgtttga
- the LOC25482680 gene encoding allene oxide synthase 3 produces MAASSPQSSTTISNHQQELPLKEIPGTYGLPFIGPILDRHDFFYNQGRDKFFSTRIQKYNSTVFKTNMPPGPFISSNPRVIALLDASSFPILFDNKKVEKYNVFDGTFMPSIDFTGGYRVCPFLDTTEPNHALIKGLLLNVLLSGKYSFIPLFKTILSDGFNEIEEGLSGKSGKADFNSIMSVASFNFMFRLFCDNNDPSETILGDQGPKMLDTWILFQLAPIETLKPPKLFNYLEDLLLRTVPFPACLTRSSYKKLYEAFSSSAVTILNDAEKAGLKRSEACHNLIFMAGFNGYGGLKNQFPILFKWIGLCGEELHKELANEIRTIVKNEGGVTIQSLEKMSLVKSVVYEVLRIEPVVRYQYAKAREDLIVKSHDAAFEIKKGEMIFGYQSFATKDPRVFDDAEIFVPKRFIGEGEKLLKYVLWSNGRETENPTVDNKQCPAKNLVVLLCKLFLVVFFLRYDTFTFETKDAVIGVSITITSLTKAPTI; encoded by the exons ATGGCAGCATCTTCACCACAATCTTCCACCACCATCAGCAATCACCAGCAAGAGCTTCCACTAAAAGAAATCCCAGGAACCTATGGCCTCCCTTTCATCGGACCGATTTTGGACCGACATGACTTTTTCTATAACCAAGGCAGAGACAAATTCTTCTCAACAAgaatacaaaaatacaattcAACAGTCTTCAAAACCAACATGCCACCAGGTCCATTCATTTCCTCAAACCCAAGAGTCATAGCACTCTTAGATGCTTCATCGTTTCCGATCCTCTTCGACAACAAAAAAGTCGAGAAATACAATGTCTTCGATGGTACCTTCATGCCATCGATAGACTTCACTGGAGGCTACCGTGTCTGTCCTTTCTTAGACACAACTGAACCAAACCATGCACTTATCAAAGGTTTACTTCTTAACGTTCTTCTTTCTGGAAAATACTCTTTTATCCCTCTCTTTAAGACTATACTTTCTGATGGTTTTAATGAGATTGAAGAGGGGCTTTCTGGTAAAAGTGGTAAAGCTGATTTTAACTCTATTATGAGTGTGGCTTCGTTTAACTTCATGTTTAGGCTATTTTGTGATAACAATGACCCTTCTGAAACTATCCTTGGTGATCAAGGTCCTAAAATGTTGGACACGTGGATTCTCTTTCAACTTGCTCCAATTGAAACATTAAAACCTCCTAAGCTTTTCAATTATCTTGAAGATCTCTTGCTTCGTACTGTTCCCTTTCCTGCTTGTTTGACAAG GTCCTCATACAAGAAGCTCTACgaagcattttcttcttcagctGTAACGATTTTAAACGATGCAGAAAAAGCAGGGTTGAAAAGAAGTGAAGCCTGTCACAATCTCATTTTCATGGCAGGCTTCAATGGATACGGCGGATTAAAGAATCAATTCCCAATACTCTTCAAATGGATAGGTTTATGCGGCGAAGAGCTACACAAAGAACTCGCAAACGAGATAAGAACCATTGTAAAAAACGAAGGCGGGGTAACAATTCAGTCGTTAGAAAAAATGTCATTAGTTAAATCCGTTGTTTATGAAGTTTTGAGGATTGAACCTGTCGTTCGTTATCAATATGCAAAAGCAAGAGAAGATTTAATTGTGAAGAGTCACGATGCagcttttgaaattaaaaagggTGAGATGATTTTCGGGTACCAATCTTTTGCTACTAAGGATCCTAGGGTTTTCGATGATGCTGAGATTTTTGTGCCAAAGAGGTTTATTGGAGAAGGTGAGAAGTTGTTGAAATATGTTTTATGGTCGAATGGGAGAGAAACTGAGAACCCTACTGTCGATAATAAACAATGTCCTGCGAAGAATCTTGTTGTGCTTTTGTGTAAATTGTTTTTGGTGGTGTTTTTCTTGCGATATGATACTTTTACGTTTGAGACTAAAGATGCTGTTATTGGTGTTTCTATTACCATTACTTCCCTCACAAAGGCTCCTacaatatga
- the LOC25482681 gene encoding cold-regulated 413 plasma membrane protein 1 has product MRIDFEDEAAAQLITSDLTDLALAANNFILLGVSGSGISVLQLIASIAAIYLLILDRTNWKTNIFTSLLIPYIFLSLPSWIFSIFRAEIGRWIALIAVVLRLFFPRHFPDWLELPAALILLIVVAPDLFANTFRSDAVGGVVVCLIIACYLLQEHIRASGGFRDSFTKAYGMSNTIGIILLLIYPIWTLVLYITT; this is encoded by the exons ATGAGGATAGATTTTGAAGATGAAGCAGCAGCTCAATTGATTACTTCTGATCTCACTGACCTTGCTTTGGCTGCTAATAACTTCATTCTGCTTGGTGTCTCAGGTTCTGGAATCTCCGTCCTCCAACTAATTGCGTCTATTGCTGCTAT ttatttgttgattttggatCGTACAAACTGGAAGACCAACATTTTCACATCACTACTCATTCCCTACATTTTCTTAAGCCTTCCCTCTTGGATTTTCTCCATCTTCAG GGCAGAGATTGGGAGATGGATTGCTCTCATTGCTGTTGTATTACGACTTTTCTTTCCAAGACACTTCCCTG ATTGGCTGGAATTACCCGCCGCTTTGATTCTTCTTATTGTTGTTGCTCCCGATCTATTTGCAAACACCTTTAGAAGTGATGCAGTTGGCGGCGTGGTAGTATGCCTTATCATTGCATGTTATTTGCTGCAAGAACATATTCGGGCATCCGGTGGCTTTAGAGATTCATTCACAAAAGCTTATGGCATGTCAAATACAATTGGCATAATTCTTCTGCTAATCTACCCCATCTGGACATTGGTTCTCTATATTACCACATAG
- the LOC25482682 gene encoding cold-regulated 413 plasma membrane protein 1 yields the protein MSSSYLLTKSQITSALTDLAVAANNLAHHVSGSGFSVLQFIAYIVAIYLLSLDRTNWETNTFTSLLVPYIFFSLPSWIFGVFRAEIGRWIALIAVVLRLFVSRRFPDRLELPAALILLIVVAPDLFANTFRSDEVGLVVCLVIACYLLQEQIRASGGFRDSLTKAHGISNTIGIILLFSQKLMEYQIQLA from the exons ATGTCATCATCCTACTTGCTGACTAAAAGTCAAATTACTTCTGCTCTTACTGACCTTGCTGTGGCTGCTAATAACCTCGCCCACCATGTCTCAGGTTCTGGATTCTCCGTCCTCCAATTCATTGCTTATATTGTTGCTAT TTATCTGTTGAGTTTGGATCGTACAAACTGGGAGACCAACACTTTCACATCACTACTCGTTCCATACATTTTTTTCAGCCTGCCTTCATGGATTTTCGGTGTCTTCAG GGCAGAGATTGGGAGATGGATTGCTCTCATTGCTGTTGTATTACGACTTTTTGTTTCAAGGCGCTTCCCTG ATCGGCTGGAATTACCCGCTGCTTTGATTCTTCTTATTGTTGTTGCTCCCGATCTATTTGCAAACACCTTTAGAAGCGATGAAGTTGGCTTGGTAGTATGCCTTGTCATTGCATGTTATTTGCTACAAGAACAAATTCGGGCATCTGGTGGTTTTAGAGATTCTTTAACAAAAGCTCATGGAATATCAAATACAATTGGCATAATTCTTCTGTTTTCACAAAAACTCATGGAATATCAAATACAATTGGCATAA